The sequence below is a genomic window from Polaribacter vadi.
TCATGAAAAAGATGAAACTTTTGGCACGTATGTAACCAAATCAAAATCTAAAGACTACATAATTATTGGTTCTTACAGCACGCTTTCAAACGAAGCACAATATTTAGATGCTAATAATCCAACAGGGAAATTTACCATGTTGCAAGAAAGAGTAGCCGATTTAGAATATAATGTTTCTCATTATAAAGATCATTTTTATATAATGACGAATAAAGACAATGCTACCAATTTTAAGTTGATGAAAACTCCCATTTCTCAAACAACGAAAGAGAATTGGGTAGATGTTATTCCTCATAGAGAAGAAACCTTGTTAGAGGATTTTTCTATTTATAAAGAGTATTTAGTTTTAGAAGAACGTACAAATGGGTTGAATAGGATCCGTATAAAACGTTGGGACGAAACCGAGGATTATTATTTACCTTTTGGTGAAGAAACCTATTCAGTTGGTGTGTATGGAGATGATGAATTCGATACAGAAATTATAAGGTATTCTTACAATTCTTTTACAACTCCAAGTTCTGTCATCGATTTTAATATGGCAGATAAATCCAAAGAAATAAAAAAAGAACAAGAAGTTTTAGGAGGGAAGTTCAACAAAGAAAATTATAGAAGCGAACGTGTTTGGGCAACTGCAAGAGATGGAAAAAAAGTTGCCATTTCTATGGTGTATCATAAAGATACAAAGCTAAACAAAGACACACCATTAATGCAATATGCGTATGGTTCTTATGGACATACAATTTCAGATAGTTTTTCTACAACTCGTTTAAGTTTGTTAGATAGAGGTTTTGTATTTGCTTTAACGCATATTAGAGGAAGTCAATATTTAGGACGTGAATGGTATGAAGATGGTAAAATGTTGAACAAGAAAAATACATTTACAGACTTTATAGATTGCTCAAAATATTTAATTGATAATAACTACACATCAGCCAAACATTTATATGCAATGGGTGGTTCTGCAGGAGGTTTATTAATGGGTGCTATTATAAATATGAAGCCTGAGTTGTATAATGGTATTATTGCAGCTGTACCTTTTGTGGATGTTATTTCTACAATGTTAGACGATTCCATTCCTTTAACAACTGGAGAATATGATGAATGGGGAAATCCTAATGATAAAACGTATTATGACTATATAAAATCGTATTCGCCTTACGATCAAGTTGAGGCAAAAGAATATCCAAATATGTTGGTTACTACTGGTTATCACGATTCTCAAGTACAATATTGGGAACCTGCAAAATGGGTTGCAAAATTAAGAGAACTAAAAACAGATGCTAATTTGTTAATGTTGCATACCAATATGGAAGCTGGTCATGGAGGAGCTTCAGGGCGTTTTGAAGCTTTAAAAGAAACAGCAAAAGATTACACATTCTTTTTAGCTCTAGAGAATAAAGTAGATATTGAAAATAGTAAGATTTAAAATAATTTCGTATTTCAATTAGGATGTGTATTTTTGCAACCGATTGAAAAACAAACCTCACAGGTTTTTCATGCTGAATGCTATTCAGTATCCAAAATCTGTGAGGTTTTTCCATGAAAACTAAGCATGACAAGAAATCAAGGAATTAACAATACTATTCTAGAATTGGTTGGAGAAACACCAATGGTAAAACTCCAAAGAATAACCAAACATTTAAAAGGTACTTATTACGCAAAATTAGAAGCCTTTAACCCTGGGTTGTCTCAAAAAGATAGAATTGCACTGCATATTGTAGAAAATGCGGAAAAAAAGGGAATCCTTAAAAAAGGAGCAACCATTGTAGAAACAACATCTGGCAACACAGGCTATAGTTTAGCAATGATTGGTTTGGTAAAAGGTTATAAATGTATTTTAGCAGTTTCAGACAAATCTTCTCAAGATAAAATCGATTTATTAAAAACAATGGGAGCAGAGGTACATGTTTGTCCTGCAAATGTACCAGCAGCAGACCCAAGATCTTATTATGAGGTTGCCAAAACCATTCATAGAAAAACGAAGAATTCTGTGTATATCAATCAATATTTTAACGAATTAAATATTGAAGCACATTATAGAACTACAGGTCCAGAAATCTGGGAACAAACACAAGGCAAAATCACGCATTTAGTGGTGGCAAGTGGTACTGGAGGCACTATTTCTGGAACAGGAAAATACTTAAAAGAACAAAACCCAAACATTAAAGTTTTAGGAGTTGATGCTATTGGCTCTGTCTTAAAAAAATATCACGAAACTGGCGAATTAGATTTAAACGAAGTTTCACCTTATAAAATTGAAGGTTTAGGAAAAAATTTAATTCCGACTGCAACCGATTTTGACGTTATTGATATCTACGAAAAAGTATCTGATAAAGAAGCCGCTTTTGCAGCAAGAAACATTGTAAAAAAAGAAGGAATTTTCTGTGGATATACTTGTGGAGCAGTTGTGCAAGCTACCAAGCAATATGCAGAGCAAGATTATTTTGATGAAAATAGCGTTGTCGTCCTTATTTTTCCTGATCATGGTTCACGCTATATGAACAAAATTTATAACGACTCTTGGATGAAAGAACAAGGTTTTATGGAATAGTTCTACAAATAATACTATAAAATTACTTACATTGTCCAAATTCTTAATTTTACTTAACTTTGCACGTTTTTAAAAACAAAACATAAAATGACGACAGATTTATTTGATAGATTTATAAAAGATAAAGGTCCCTTAGGAAAATGGGCTAAACAAGCAGAAGGATATTATGTTTTTCCGAAGTTAGAAGGTCCAATTTCTAACAGAATGTCTTTTAATGGTAAAAAAGTAGTTACTTGGAGTATCAATGATTATTTAGGATTGGCAAACCATCCAGAAGTTTTAAAGGTTGATGGAGAAGCTGCAGCAGAACATGGAATGGCATACCCAATGGGTGCTAGAATGATGTCTGGACACACACCAATTCACGAGCAATTAGAACGTGAATGTGCAGAATTTGTTAATAAAGAAAAAGCATATTTACTAAACTTTGGTTATCAGGGGATTATGTCTGCTATAGACGCTTTGGTTACTAAAAATGATATTATTGTCTATGATATGGACACACATGCTTGTATTATAGATGGTGTTCGCTTGCATTCAGGAAAACGTTTTGTATATCGTCATAATGATATGGAAAGTTTTGAAAAAAACATAAAGCGTGCTGCAAAAATGGCAGAAAAAACTGGAGGAGGAATTCTAGTAATTTCTGAAGGTGTTTTTGGAATGCGTGGAGAACAAGGGCGTTTAAAAGAAATTATCGCTTTTAAAAAAGAATACAACTTTAGAATTTTAGTAGATGATGCTCATGGTTTTGGAACTCTTGGAGAAGGAGGAAGAGGTACTGGTTTTGAGCAAGGAATTCAAGATGAAATTGACGTTTATTTTGCAACTTTTGCAAAATCAATGGCAGGTTTTGGTGCTTTTTTAGCAGGAGATAAAGATGTAATGCAGTTTTTGCAATACAATATGCGTTCGCAAACTTTTGCAAAATCTTTGCCAATGGCAATGGTTAAAGGAGCTTTAAAGCGTTTGGATATGTTGCGTACTATGCCAGAATTAAAAGAAAAATTGTGGGAAAACACAAGAAACTTACAATCTGGTTTAAGAGATGCAGGTTTCGATTTAGGAACCACACAAACTTGTATTACTCCAGTATTTTTAAATGGAGAAATACCAGAAGCAATGGCAATGGTAAATGATTTACGTGAAAATCACGGAATTTTCTGTTCTATTGTTGTGTATCCTGTAATACCAAAAGGTTTAATTATCTTAAGATTGATACCAACAGCAACACACACACAAGATGATATTGATGAAACCATTACTGCTTTTTCTGCAATTCGTGAAAAATTAGAAAATGGAACCTATAAAAAGATTGCAGCAGCAATGGTGTAGTTTTTATAATTAAAGAATTTTAGAAATCGTGTTTTATAACACAACTCGATAATTCTTTTTGTTTTTTTATAATATTAAAAATAAAAAAGAGGATAATTAAAGCTAATTATCCTCTTTTTTATTACTTAATAAGTTTTTAAATTGCTGATGCTCCAGCTTCTGCAACAATATGGTCGTTTTCAACTGAACTTCCACTAACACCAATACCTCCAATAATTTCTCCTGATTCATTTTTAATTGGCACACCACCTGGAAAAGTAATCAATCCATTATTTGAATGTTCAATATTAAATAAAGGTTGTCCTGGTTGAGATAACTCTCCAATAATTCCTGTATTCATATCAAAAAAACGAGCTGTTTTTGCTTTTTTAATTGATATGTCAAGTGAGCCTAACCATGCACCATCCATTCTACCAAATGCAACTAAATTTGCTCCAGCATCTACAACTGCAATATTCATTTTTGTGTCAATTGCTGTAGATTTTTCTTTTGCTGCTACAATTGCTTTTTCTGCTTGTGCTAATGTAATATTCATAATTTTGTGTTTTAATTTTGTTATTATTTTAGGTATGTTTCCTATCGATATCTGGAATTTTTAATTTTGTAGGTAACGTTTCCGTATATGAAAAATAGCTGATTACAATGCTATTTCTTTTTGGATAGAAATAAAAATAGCAGAAAAAAACAAACTTTTTGTATTGCTCTTAACTGCTATTTTTAGTTACAATGCTGTAAGTATTTTTTACTTATAGTAAATTTAAGCTTGTTTTATAAATTGAGCGTCAATTACCAATTTCACTTTATCCGAAACTACAATACTTCCTGCTTCTGTAACAGCATTCCAAGTTAAATTAAACTCTTTTCTATTGATTTCTCCACTTATTTCAAAACCTGCTTTAGTTTGTCCATAAGGGTCAACAGCAATACCATTTAAATCAACATCTAATTTTACTGTTTTAGTAACATCTTTTATAGTTAAGTCTCCAATTAATTGTTGCCCGTCAAAAGATTTAGAAACAAATTTCATTTCTGGAAATTTCTCCGAATTGAAAAAATCTTCAGATTTCAGATGTGTATCTCTATCTTTATTTTTTGTGTTTATAGAATCTATTTTTGCATTTAACTCAAAAGAAGCATTATCGAAACTTTCATCATTTGTATTTATAGTTGCGTCAAAATTTTCAAAGTGACCTGTAACTGTTGAAATCATCATGTGTTTAACTTTGAATGTAATTTCTGAATGCGTATTGTCTATTTTCCAATTCATTTTTATTATGTTTTATTAGTTAATAATTTATTCGATACAAAATAACTTTTAAAAAATAATCTATGCATTGATGTATGATAAGAAATTACATTTTAAAATTTTTTCGAGTCAATTCTTTACGGACACGACTCAGGCTCTCAGGTGTAATTCCTAAATAAGATGCAATCATAGTTTGTGGAACTCTATTCACAATATCTGGGTACATTTTTAAGAATTCTAAATATCTATCTTCTGCAACTGCACTTAATAATAGTTTAATCCTTTTTTTTAAATGACGAATATGATTGTGCAGTAATCGATTATTAAAGTCAGTAAATTTTGGAAATTTTTTTGAAAGCAAAAGAAAAAAGTTTTCATCTAATAGAATGACTTGGCTATTCTCCAAAGCTTGAATAAAATAAGCTGACGGTTGACTGAAATAGACACTTTCTCTATCTGTAACAATCCAACTTTCAGGCGCAAAAGACAATATGTGTTCTTTACCTTTTTCATCAATCGAATATTGTCGTAAAAGTCCTTTTTCTACAAAAAATGAGTGTTTGCAATTTTCGCCTATTCTTAGTAATAGCTCATCTTTTTTAACGGTTTTTACCACACAATTTTTAGCTATTGATGAAATTTCATTTTCGTCAATTTCAAGAGTTGAAGTTAAAAATGTATTGAAATTAGAATAATTCATTTATTTTTTTGACAGTTTTTGAAAAATATCTATAAAGTTGAATATAAGCTTTGTTGCGTTTGTCTAGCAGTAAATTTAGTAAATCGTCCAAGAAAGTCCGCTAAAATTTTCGTAAGTAGGCTAAAACTAGCAATTATTTTATATGGCATAAGTTTACTTTTAAAAAGTTTCTGCTTTTAAAAATGTCTTTTGGTCAACAAAAAATTTGCTTTGCTATTATTCAGTTGTGACTAATTTTTTATTTTTTAAATATACGTCAAATTACGTATTGTCTCGCTTACTATCATCTGCTAATTTTGGCTTATAAAATTATTTATTATGAAAAATATCATACTTTTCGGATTGAGTGTAATTGGCATTTGCTCCATCCAAGCACAGAATTGGCAAAACTTGAACGCTACCACTCCTATTTCAGCTTCTTATCTTATTGCTGCTAGCCATTTGGGAGATAATATCTTGGTAATTGGCAACAATCAACTAATGGCTCTTTCAATTGATAAAGGCGCTTCTTGGACAGCCCCGACTATCACTCGTCCTCCAGGACAGTATGTAGCTTTGTATAATGGAGGTGATCGTATTTATGCCAATATGAAAATCAATACCTATGATTATGAATTGCATTATACACTTGACAATGGAACAACGTGGACGAGAGATACAATAGGTCTTCCCCAAAACTATGTAGACACTGGTAAACTTTCTATGAATGTAAAAAATATGGGTAATGGATATCTTATGGCTTATGATGCTACGCATACCAGCTACAAACAAAATGGTACAACTGCCTGGATCCAGACTACAATATCCACATCAATTTCTGATGTCACTTCTCTGAACGATGTTTGGTATGTACTTGGTCAGAATGATATTATGAAAAGTACAGATCATGGCGCAACTTGGGCACCAGTACCATTGAATGGTTTACCTAGAGGAGGTGGCTGGTTTAAAATTACTACGAATGGTGTAAATAGAATGTTCATTTTAGAATCTCCAGCAAATGGTGGTAACGAAGTTTATTATTCGGATGATTCTGGAGAAAGTTGGAGACTTGCCAATTCTGCTGGACATTATACCCACCAGAATGCATGGCTTGGAGCCATGTATGCAGTGGAAGATTATGTTTTTGCCGCGGTTAATCCAGCTTCTGGAGGTTTTTTTGATCCTCCTCCTTATTTGTTTTCATCGACCAAAGTTCCTGATTTTCAAAAAGGTGATACCAATGGATTGTTTACAAGACTTACCACATCGCCACTTCCTTTATTCTTTCATATTGATGACAAATTATATACAATGAATTGGGATTTGTTCAGTTCGAATCCTGGTTTTAAGGGAACCTTAGGAATTGATGAAAATATAGAATTTACTTTTAATGCTTATCCAAATCCTACAAAAGGAGCTTTCTATTTGGACATTCCAGTGAATACAAAATGGATATTGACTTCGATAGATGGAAAAGTGATATCTAAAGGGGTTGTAAAAGATCATAAAACTAACATCAATATGGAAACATTAGATAATGGAATTTATTTGGTACAAACATTTTTTAATGGTAAAAAAGTTGTGAAAAAAGTAGTTAAATATTAATTGGTTCAAAAATTAACTTGATGTGTTTTTCGACTATAAGTTCTGCTTAAATTTTTAATTTAAATGTTTCACTGTAACGTCTAATTACTTTATCATTTTTATATATGATTTTTAAAATTATGTAGCTTTTATAAAGACGGGTCACTTAGCTAAGAACGGTTTTATTGTTTAAAAAACCTATAGAAAAACACCGAAAAGTAAAAAAAAACTCGAATAGCAAACACCATTCGAGTTTTTAAATTATTATAAAAATAAGTTTTAGAATCTAAATTCTAAACCACCATAGATTCCAAAAGGATGTCCAGGTCTTAAACCTGCAGGAACTCTAGAAGCTGCATAGGTTTCATCTAACAAATTAATAATATTGGCAGTAAGGCTTAATTGATTGTTTACGAAGTATTTACCAGAAGCGTCAATTACAAAATTAGCATCAACTCTTTCATTATCTGGAATGTTTCCTGAACCTGCAAGCGTTCTAAACTCACCATTATAACGTGCGTTTAAATTAATTTCAAAAGCTGAATGTTCTACAGAAAAAACAACATTAAATTGATGTTTTGGAATATATGGTAATTCATCACCCATAGTTACAGTTCCCCATAAAGCATCATCACTACCAAAACTATTTTGGAATTCAGTGTTTGTAAAAGTATAACCAACAGAAATAGGCAAGGCAATTTTGGCATCCGCTTTTGCGAAATTATAATTTAGTAACAATTCAATTCCGTTTACATTTACTTCACCAGCATTAAACTGATCTAAAGAACCTGTTCCACCAGTCGCAGCTAAATCGCTTCCTAAAAGATTAGAATAATCGTTAAAGAACCCTACAAATTCACCAGAAATTCCTGCAAAATTAAAACGCGTTCCTAACTCATAATTAATACTTTCTTCTGGTTCTTGACCTTCTTGATTTCCAGGAGGCGAAAATCCCTTATGAACACCACCAAAAATAGATAAGTCGTTATTAAATCGATAATTTGCACCCATTCCAGGAATAAAAACATTCACTGAATTCTCTCTTTCCGCTAAATTTACACCAGTTCTGTTTACATCACTTTTACCAAAATCTTCTCTTTTTAAAGTGATATTTTCATAACGAACTCCAGGTGTAAACGTCCAATTATTATATTTTAATTTATAGGTGATAAAAGAAGCAAACGCATTTGCACTTGTAATTCTGTTGGCATCAGTTCCATGAGTTCCAGCTGTTGTTAAGGCTAAAACACCAGTGTCAGAAATACCATATTGATCTACCCATTGAAAACGATCTTCCTCATCATAATGAAAACGAAAACCAACTTCAATATCATGAAAAGCATCTCCTTTATACCAATGATAATCTAATTTAGATTGGATTCCTTGTGACTCATATTTTCTATTATTTGCTTTAACTCCAAGAGCATCTGCACCCGAATTTACGCTTCCATTTACAATTGCAAAATGGTTAGGCAAAGTTGTTGAGTTTTCTAAAATATTGGCAATAGATTGTTTATCACCATTAAAAGTAACATCATTTAATTTATACCAGTTTCTAGCAAAATTATTTTGATATGCAGTAGTTGTTAATCGTATATTTTTAGAGAAGTTCGCTTTGTGTGTAATTGCATATTGTGTATGGTCAGTCTTCATTTTATCAGCATCAGAAGACGCATATCTTGCAAACGGATTTTCATTAAAATCAGCTTCTGTCAGCCCTAAATAGGTTTCATTACCAACCTCATCTGAATATTGAAATTTAAATTCAAAAGACTGTTTTACTTGCGCATTTGGGAATAAGTTTACAGCTAATTTGGCAACAACATCATTCTTATTAAAACCTGTGTCTTTTCCACTTGGCAAGGTTTTAAAACCATCTGAACCATAATTTAAATACTCAACCATGTATCCAAAAGTTTCATTTCCTCCACCAATTTTAGCATGCAATTGGCTAGAATTAAAGCTACCATAACTGGCTCTCACTTGTCCTCCAAATTCAGTCGGAATTTGAGAAGAAATCATATTAATAGCACCACCAGTTGTAAAAGGCCCATATTGTACTTGGCTACTTCCTTTTAAAACTTCTACAGCTTCCATTCTAGCAATAGTAGGGAAGTAGTAAGCAGATGAAGCACTGTAAGGAGCTGGTGCAATTAAAATGCCATCTTCCATTAAGGTAATTTTAGAACTTCTTTCTGGAGAGGTTCCTCGCAAACTAATATTTGGACGTAAACCAAAACCATCTTCTTCATAAATACTAACTCCAGGCACTGTTCTTAGTGCTCTATTTACATCTGTAAAACCAAATTTTTGCAATTCTTTTGGCGATAAATAATATGCAGAACCTGTTCTGTTTTTTGCTACATATTTATTGCCAAAAATAGCAGTTGTAGAAATAATTACTTCGTCCAATTTTTGGATTGAATCTAACGTAACATCCTTTTTCTTTTTTTCTTGAGCACTTATTGCAAGCGTACATAAGGCTGATAATACAAGAAGACCTTTCTTCATTTTATTTAGATTAAGTATAAATAGGTTTTTAAAACAGGCGCAAAGATACAACCCCATCATACATTTACAAAGTTTATTTAGAATAAATAAATATTGATCTATAATAAATTGATTTTCAAAACATAATTATAGTATATGATTTATTAAAAATTTAATAAATAATTTAGGGTTTATAAACCATTCATATTAAATTAGTTTACAATCAATATAAATCGTAAATTTGTACGCAATTATATCTTAATTGCAACATGATAGCACACGAAAACAAAATTTTAGGAGAAGGACTAACATATGATGATGTTCTTTTAGTTCCAGCTTTTTCTCAAGTACTTCCAAGAGAAGTAAGTATACAAACAAAATTTACTAGAAATATTACCATTAACGTTCCTATTGCTTCTGCAGCTATGGATACTGTTACAGAATCTGCTTTGGCAATTGCCATTGCAAGAGAAGGTGGTATTGGAGTTTTACATAAAAACATGACCATTGAGCAACAAGCCCAAGAAGTTAGAAAAGTAAAACGTGCAGAGAGTGGAATGATTCTAGATCCTGTAACATTGCCTTTAACTGCCAAAGTTTTAGATGCAAAAGCATTTATGAAAGAGCATGGAATTGGTGGAATTCCGATTGTGGATGCTCATGGAATTTTAAAAGGAATTGTAACCAATAGAGATTTGCGTTTTGAGCATGACAATAATAGACCAATTGTTGAGGTGATGACCAGTGAAAACTTGGTAACTGCAGGTGTTGGAACTTCTTTAAATGATGCAGAAAAAATTCTTCAGAATTATAAAATAGAAAAACTTTTAATTGTTGATGATGCTTATAAATTAAAAGGATTAATCACTTTTAGAGATATCACAAAAGTTACTCAAAAACCAATTGCCAATAAAGATTCTTTTGGTAGGTTAAGAGTTGCAGCAGCTTTAGGTGTAACTCCAGATGCTGTTCATAGAGCAGAAGCTTTGGTAAATGCAGGAGTTGATGCTGTAATTATAGATACTGCTCATGGACATACAGAAGGTGTTGTAAAAGTATTGAAAGCTGTGAAAGAAAAGTTTCCTGAATTAGATGTTGTAGTAGGAAATATTGCAACTCCAGAAGCAGCAAAATATTTAGTAGCTGCAGGTGCAGATGCTGTAAAAGTAGGGATTGGACCAGGTTCTATTTGTACAACAAGAGTTGTTGCAGGAGTTGGGTATCCTCAATTTTCGGCAGTTTTAGAAGTTGCACACGCTATTAAAGGTAGTGGAGTTCCTGTAATTGCAGATGGTGGAATTCGTTATACAGGAGATATTCCTAAGGCTATTGCTGCTGGTGCAGATTGTGTAATGTTAGGATCACTTTTAGCTGGTACCAAAGAATCTCCAGGAGAAACCATTATTTACGAAGGAAGAAAGTTTAAATCTTATAGAGGAATGGGGTCTGTAGAAGCTATGAAACATGGTTCTAAAGATCGATATTTCCAAGATGTAGAAGATGATATTAAAAAATTAGTTCCTGAAGGAATTGTTGGTAGAGTACCTTATAAAGGAGAATTGTTTGAAAGCATTCACCAGTTTGTGGGTGGTTTAAGAGCAGGAATGGGATATTGTGGTGCAAAAGATATTGAAACTTTAAAAGAAACTGGGAGATTTATAAGAATTACAGCAAGTGGAATTAACGAAAGTCATCCTCATGATGTAGCAATTACAAAAGAAGCGCCAAACTATAGTAGAAGATAATAAGCAAGCAAAATATTTTTAATAAACAAAAACGAAAATGGAAGATCAGAATTTTATCAATTTTAAAAAAACGCGAGATTTAGGAGCGATGATTTCTGATACCATTAAGTTTTTGAGTGTAGAGTGGAAACCCTTTTTAGGAACTATTCTTAAAATATCTATTATTCCTATTATCATTGCTATTTGTGCAGTAATTTATTTTGCAATGATATCTACCGATTTTATTCTTGATTTATCTCAGTTTAATGAAGACAGTATTTTTGATGAATTAAATTCTTCTCAAATATTAGTGCCACTTTTAATTTATATACTTTCATATATAGTTGCGTATTCTTTAATGACAGTGTCTTCTTTAGCTTACATAAAATCTTATATAGCTAATAAGGGTTTTGTAAATTTTGATGAGGTTCAAAAAACAACCAAAGACAAATTTTGGTCATACATAGGGTTGTTTATTTTAGTGGCAATTATTGTTGGTTTTGGGATGTTATTTTGTATTCTGCCAGGTATTTATTTTGCAGTAGTTTTATCATTATCTATTTGCTTGGTCATTTTTAAAAATAAAGGTGCTTTAGATTCAATTAGCGATTCTTTTGGTTTCATAAAAGGTCATTGGTGGGAAACATTTGGGATTTTATTGGTGATACAAATTTTAATTGGTCTTATAGGATTTTTTGCTGGTTTACCTGCAAGTATTTATCAAGGTGCTGATATGACTACAATCTTACAAGGGCAAGATCCTACTGAAATGTTAAATTCTTTTCAAGATCCTATTTATTTAGTTTTAATGGGGTTTTCTTACCTTATAAATTTCATTTTGTATTTAGTTTCAGTAATTGTTATTGTATTTGTTTATTATGATATAAAAGAACAAAAAAATCCTACTTCAGAGATGATTAATGAAATTGGTGTTTATTAAATAATTTTTGATTTATAGAATTATTTTTACTAAATCTAATATTATTTTTTTAATATCTTTTTATGATAAGGTTTCGCTCCTATGGAGCTCTACTTTAGTTTTTATTGTATTCATCTATTAATATTTTGCTCCTATGGAGCTGAAAATCTCATAGGGATGAAATATTTATAACAAATTGATTTGAAGATCAATTAAACCATAAAAGGGCGAAATAACAAAACTGTATGGAAGTTTTTGATTTTTTATTCACAAAAGAGTTTATTTAGATTTTAAGAGAAGCCTAGTAGTCTTGCTAACACAAGATTGAAAATCTTTATGTGATTTCTCCCAAAAGGTCGAAAAGACAAAACTGGATGGAAGTTTTTATTTTCAATTAGGATT
It includes:
- a CDS encoding S9 family peptidase, coding for MKSTDAKHPVAEKIPTELKKHNDVRIDNYFWMRLSDDQKLAPIKDEQTQKVVAYLEAENEYYENVTGYTKTFQEELFHEMKSRIKEDDSSVPIKSNGYFYSTRFEIGSQYPIYSRKKETLEAEEEILFNVNEMAKDFDYYQLGGLNVSEDNKLIVFATDTVSRRQYFLRIKNLETGEIYKDIIDNTTGGSVWANDNKTIFYTKKDPKTLRSEKIFRHVLGTPTSEDVEVYHEKDETFGTYVTKSKSKDYIIIGSYSTLSNEAQYLDANNPTGKFTMLQERVADLEYNVSHYKDHFYIMTNKDNATNFKLMKTPISQTTKENWVDVIPHREETLLEDFSIYKEYLVLEERTNGLNRIRIKRWDETEDYYLPFGEETYSVGVYGDDEFDTEIIRYSYNSFTTPSSVIDFNMADKSKEIKKEQEVLGGKFNKENYRSERVWATARDGKKVAISMVYHKDTKLNKDTPLMQYAYGSYGHTISDSFSTTRLSLLDRGFVFALTHIRGSQYLGREWYEDGKMLNKKNTFTDFIDCSKYLIDNNYTSAKHLYAMGGSAGGLLMGAIINMKPELYNGIIAAVPFVDVISTMLDDSIPLTTGEYDEWGNPNDKTYYDYIKSYSPYDQVEAKEYPNMLVTTGYHDSQVQYWEPAKWVAKLRELKTDANLLMLHTNMEAGHGGASGRFEALKETAKDYTFFLALENKVDIENSKI
- a CDS encoding PLP-dependent cysteine synthase family protein, whose product is MTRNQGINNTILELVGETPMVKLQRITKHLKGTYYAKLEAFNPGLSQKDRIALHIVENAEKKGILKKGATIVETTSGNTGYSLAMIGLVKGYKCILAVSDKSSQDKIDLLKTMGAEVHVCPANVPAADPRSYYEVAKTIHRKTKNSVYINQYFNELNIEAHYRTTGPEIWEQTQGKITHLVVASGTGGTISGTGKYLKEQNPNIKVLGVDAIGSVLKKYHETGELDLNEVSPYKIEGLGKNLIPTATDFDVIDIYEKVSDKEAAFAARNIVKKEGIFCGYTCGAVVQATKQYAEQDYFDENSVVVLIFPDHGSRYMNKIYNDSWMKEQGFME
- a CDS encoding aminotransferase class I/II-fold pyridoxal phosphate-dependent enzyme — encoded protein: MTTDLFDRFIKDKGPLGKWAKQAEGYYVFPKLEGPISNRMSFNGKKVVTWSINDYLGLANHPEVLKVDGEAAAEHGMAYPMGARMMSGHTPIHEQLERECAEFVNKEKAYLLNFGYQGIMSAIDALVTKNDIIVYDMDTHACIIDGVRLHSGKRFVYRHNDMESFEKNIKRAAKMAEKTGGGILVISEGVFGMRGEQGRLKEIIAFKKEYNFRILVDDAHGFGTLGEGGRGTGFEQGIQDEIDVYFATFAKSMAGFGAFLAGDKDVMQFLQYNMRSQTFAKSLPMAMVKGALKRLDMLRTMPELKEKLWENTRNLQSGLRDAGFDLGTTQTCITPVFLNGEIPEAMAMVNDLRENHGIFCSIVVYPVIPKGLIILRLIPTATHTQDDIDETITAFSAIREKLENGTYKKIAAAMV
- a CDS encoding GlcG/HbpS family heme-binding protein, translated to MNITLAQAEKAIVAAKEKSTAIDTKMNIAVVDAGANLVAFGRMDGAWLGSLDISIKKAKTARFFDMNTGIIGELSQPGQPLFNIEHSNNGLITFPGGVPIKNESGEIIGGIGVSGSSVENDHIVAEAGASAI
- a CDS encoding YceI family protein, translated to MNWKIDNTHSEITFKVKHMMISTVTGHFENFDATINTNDESFDNASFELNAKIDSINTKNKDRDTHLKSEDFFNSEKFPEMKFVSKSFDGQQLIGDLTIKDVTKTVKLDVDLNGIAVDPYGQTKAGFEISGEINRKEFNLTWNAVTEAGSIVVSDKVKLVIDAQFIKQA
- a CDS encoding Crp/Fnr family transcriptional regulator, encoding MNYSNFNTFLTSTLEIDENEISSIAKNCVVKTVKKDELLLRIGENCKHSFFVEKGLLRQYSIDEKGKEHILSFAPESWIVTDRESVYFSQPSAYFIQALENSQVILLDENFFLLLSKKFPKFTDFNNRLLHNHIRHLKKRIKLLLSAVAEDRYLEFLKMYPDIVNRVPQTMIASYLGITPESLSRVRKELTRKNFKM
- a CDS encoding T9SS type A sorting domain-containing protein, with the translated sequence MKNIILFGLSVIGICSIQAQNWQNLNATTPISASYLIAASHLGDNILVIGNNQLMALSIDKGASWTAPTITRPPGQYVALYNGGDRIYANMKINTYDYELHYTLDNGTTWTRDTIGLPQNYVDTGKLSMNVKNMGNGYLMAYDATHTSYKQNGTTAWIQTTISTSISDVTSLNDVWYVLGQNDIMKSTDHGATWAPVPLNGLPRGGGWFKITTNGVNRMFILESPANGGNEVYYSDDSGESWRLANSAGHYTHQNAWLGAMYAVEDYVFAAVNPASGGFFDPPPYLFSSTKVPDFQKGDTNGLFTRLTTSPLPLFFHIDDKLYTMNWDLFSSNPGFKGTLGIDENIEFTFNAYPNPTKGAFYLDIPVNTKWILTSIDGKVISKGVVKDHKTNINMETLDNGIYLVQTFFNGKKVVKKVVKY